The following coding sequences are from one Arcobacter nitrofigilis DSM 7299 window:
- a CDS encoding KdsC family phosphatase encodes MIKLIVLDVDGTLTDGKIIYTNNGDEIKSFDVADGLAIAVWTKKFAKKAAIITGRKSSLVEKRAKDLNIEHLHQGVHNKDEVLEKILKAEGISWSEVAAIGDDLNDYKMLKKAGLSFTPQNGSKYIKEIVNVVCKNRGGEGAVREMMEYIFKEDGLEEEFLNLWR; translated from the coding sequence ATGATTAAGTTAATTGTTCTTGATGTTGATGGCACATTAACTGATGGAAAAATTATTTATACAAATAATGGTGATGAAATAAAATCTTTTGATGTGGCTGATGGTTTAGCAATTGCAGTTTGGACAAAAAAATTTGCTAAAAAAGCAGCTATTATAACTGGAAGAAAATCTTCTTTAGTAGAAAAAAGAGCAAAAGATTTAAATATAGAACATCTTCATCAAGGTGTACACAATAAAGATGAAGTTTTAGAAAAAATTTTAAAAGCTGAGGGAATCTCTTGGAGTGAAGTTGCTGCTATTGGTGATGATTTAAACGATTATAAAATGCTTAAAAAAGCAGGGCTTTCTTTTACTCCTCAAAATGGTTCAAAATACATTAAAGAGATAGTTAATGTAGTTTGTAAAAACAGAGGTGGAGAAGGTGCTGTTAGAGAGATGATGGAATATATTTTCAAAGAAGATGGTTTAGAAGAGGAATTTTTAAATTTATGGCGATAA
- the hisB gene encoding imidazoleglycerol-phosphate dehydratase HisB: MAEFNRKTKETDIYCKIDINGCGKSTINTGVGFFDHMLEALSKHSGIDIELTCKGDLHIDAHHTVEDCGIVLGKALKDEIFPIKAVERYGNATVVMDEASTTCALDLSNRPYLVYEVNVSGKVGEFDVELAEEFFHALVMNAGLTTHIINERGRNKHHILEASFKAFAVALRRALIKNERLGIPSTKGIL, translated from the coding sequence ATGGCTGAATTTAATAGAAAAACAAAAGAGACAGATATATATTGTAAAATTGATATTAATGGGTGTGGGAAATCAACTATAAACACAGGTGTTGGCTTCTTTGATCATATGTTAGAAGCTCTTTCTAAACACAGTGGAATAGATATAGAATTGACTTGTAAGGGTGATTTACATATTGATGCTCATCACACGGTTGAAGATTGTGGAATAGTATTAGGAAAAGCACTAAAAGATGAAATTTTCCCAATTAAAGCAGTTGAGAGATATGGTAATGCAACTGTAGTTATGGATGAAGCTTCAACTACATGTGCTTTAGATTTATCAAATAGACCATATTTGGTATATGAGGTAAATGTTAGTGGAAAAGTAGGGGAGTTTGATGTTGAACTTGCTGAAGAATTTTTCCATGCACTTGTTATGAATGCAGGATTGACTACTCATATTATAAATGAAAGAGGAAGAAATAAACATCATATATTAGAAGCTTCTTTTAAAGCTTTTGCAGTAGCTTTAAGAAGAGCCTTAATCAAAAATGAAAGATTGGGAATTCCAAGTACTAAAGGGATTTTATGA
- a CDS encoding septal ring lytic transglycosylase RlpA family protein — MLLPIDNLFKLVFTFLITILFTGCFSSSYNYSNFNVFKKDRSSIKVPEQKMKNSEAMHRATMRPYQVFGKWYYPTVAKIGDTQTGISSWYGPNFHAKPTSNGEIYNMYKATAAHKTLPMNTMLKVENLENGKSTIVRVNDRGPFVGTRIIDLSNKAARDIDMVAKGTAKVRITVIGFRGKIAETKAEKEEVASVGKYYLQVGAFSKYSGAKITQHKFKIMLNDGYDVIIKKGIFNNKEINRVWISGFRSEEEVKDFKEKNSLPGMIIAE, encoded by the coding sequence TTGTTATTACCTATAGATAATTTATTTAAATTAGTTTTCACATTTTTAATTACGATTCTTTTTACTGGTTGTTTTTCATCTTCTTATAATTATAGTAATTTTAATGTATTTAAAAAAGATAGAAGTAGTATAAAGGTTCCTGAACAAAAAATGAAAAATTCAGAAGCTATGCATAGAGCTACGATGAGACCTTATCAAGTATTTGGAAAGTGGTATTATCCAACTGTTGCAAAAATTGGTGATACTCAAACTGGTATTTCTTCATGGTATGGACCAAATTTCCATGCAAAACCCACATCAAATGGTGAAATTTATAATATGTATAAAGCAACAGCTGCACATAAAACTTTACCTATGAATACAATGTTAAAAGTTGAAAATTTAGAAAATGGAAAATCAACTATCGTAAGAGTAAATGATAGAGGACCTTTTGTAGGTACAAGAATAATTGACCTGTCAAATAAAGCTGCACGTGATATTGATATGGTTGCAAAAGGAACTGCAAAAGTTAGAATTACAGTTATAGGTTTCCGTGGCAAAATTGCCGAAACTAAAGCAGAAAAAGAAGAGGTTGCTAGTGTAGGTAAATATTATTTACAAGTTGGAGCTTTCAGCAAATATTCAGGAGCTAAAATCACTCAACATAAATTTAAAATAATGTTAAATGATGGATATGATGTTATAATTAAAAAAGGTATTTTTAACAATAAAGAGATAAATAGAGTTTGGATTAGTGGTTTTAGGTCAGAAGAAGAAGTTAAAGACTTCAAAGAGAAAAATTCTCTACCAGGTATGATAATCGCAGAGTAA
- a CDS encoding lytic transglycosylase domain-containing protein, translating into MFKIFLIIITLFLSANASLIGSNFSQRDLQILKELDIDPAYITDYKLQKTYNRYLQNIQDKYVKRFNRASLFVPKVKDILREEGLPETFLYLAMAESSFTLDAKSRSRATGMWQFMPATGRNLGLKNDIYVDERMDIVKSTYAAAKYLKYLHGEFGKWYLAAVAYNCGQGRVIEAITRATLDLYEDENGKKNDKSNEIKKYRHTITLYQQKRVRFSQLNKIYKEVLTWDVKPDIYELLMEQKDVRRQYLPEESRNYIRKIISLAMMNNQSFVTENDHSHIRNIGVTSPIATVRVKGGLHLKNIAKAIGMDYRDLKMLNKQLIRNIIPTYKKDYQIYIPYSRLSIFNQNKMNIEPTKYQIHIVKRGDNLYDIGRKYGISYKVIKSFNKLKSNRLALNQKLTIPFVEGTKLKTKNYYVKNGDTLLSIAKMFRVEISKLMADNNLKNSSIKRGDKLVITYR; encoded by the coding sequence TTGTTTAAAATTTTTCTAATAATCATAACTCTCTTTTTGAGTGCAAATGCATCGTTAATAGGAAGTAACTTCTCTCAAAGAGATTTACAAATCTTAAAAGAGCTAGATATCGACCCAGCTTATATTACAGATTATAAACTACAAAAAACTTATAATAGATATTTACAAAATATTCAAGATAAATATGTAAAAAGATTTAATAGAGCTTCACTTTTTGTTCCAAAAGTAAAAGATATACTAAGAGAAGAGGGCTTACCTGAGACTTTTTTATATCTTGCAATGGCAGAATCAAGTTTTACTTTGGATGCAAAATCAAGATCAAGAGCTACAGGTATGTGGCAATTTATGCCAGCAACTGGTAGAAATCTTGGATTGAAAAATGATATTTATGTTGATGAAAGAATGGATATCGTTAAATCGACATACGCAGCAGCTAAATATTTAAAATATTTGCATGGAGAGTTTGGTAAATGGTATCTTGCAGCAGTTGCATATAATTGTGGACAAGGAAGAGTAATTGAAGCTATTACAAGAGCAACTCTTGATTTGTATGAAGATGAAAATGGTAAAAAAAATGATAAATCAAATGAGATAAAGAAATATAGACATACTATTACTTTATACCAACAAAAAAGAGTTAGATTTAGCCAATTAAATAAAATCTATAAAGAAGTCTTAACATGGGATGTAAAACCAGATATTTATGAACTTTTAATGGAACAAAAAGATGTTAGAAGACAATATTTACCTGAAGAGAGTAGAAACTATATACGAAAAATAATCTCACTTGCAATGATGAATAATCAAAGTTTTGTAACTGAAAATGATCATTCTCATATTAGAAATATCGGAGTGACTTCACCAATTGCTACTGTTAGAGTAAAAGGTGGCTTGCATTTAAAAAATATTGCAAAAGCAATTGGGATGGATTATAGAGATTTAAAAATGTTAAACAAACAACTTATTAGAAATATCATTCCTACTTATAAAAAAGATTATCAAATATATATTCCATATAGTAGATTATCTATTTTTAATCAAAATAAAATGAACATTGAACCAACGAAATATCAAATTCATATTGTAAAAAGGGGTGACAACCTTTATGATATTGGTAGAAAATATGGAATCTCTTATAAAGTTATTAAAAGTTTTAATAAACTTAAAAGTAATAGATTAGCATTAAACCAAAAATTGACTATTCCATTTGTAGAAGGAACTAAGTTAAAAACAAAAAACTATTATGTTAAAAATGGAGATACTTTATTATCAATAGCAAAAATGTTTAGAGTAGAAATTAGTAAATTAATGGCAGATAATAATTTAAAAAATAGTTCTATAAAAAGGGGAGATAAACTTGTTATTACCTATAGATAA
- a CDS encoding TatD family hydrolase, with the protein MIIDTHCHLDNEQFYEDVDIVLQTALEKGIKGFLIPGADFKDLAQSIKLAEKYKEVYFAVGIHPYDALSYDENIMKEYINHPKCIAVGECGLDYYRLPENEEEKLQEKMLQKEVFISQIEFAKKVKKPLIVHVREASDDSKTILEKYGAREVGGVLHCYNASEHLLSLSEHGFYFGIGGVLTFKNAKKLVEVLPKIPLEKLLIETDAPYLTPHPHRGKRNEPFYTKFVSQKIAELLNISDEEVQNLTTNNAKNLFKEFSSII; encoded by the coding sequence ATAATTATTGATACACATTGTCACTTAGACAACGAACAATTTTACGAAGATGTAGATATAGTACTTCAAACAGCACTTGAAAAGGGCATTAAGGGATTTTTAATTCCTGGTGCAGATTTTAAAGACTTAGCACAATCTATAAAATTAGCTGAAAAATATAAAGAAGTTTATTTTGCAGTTGGAATTCACCCTTATGATGCTCTATCATATGATGAGAACATTATGAAAGAGTATATCAATCATCCTAAATGTATAGCTGTTGGCGAGTGTGGATTAGATTATTATAGATTACCTGAAAACGAAGAAGAAAAACTTCAAGAAAAAATGTTGCAAAAAGAAGTTTTCATTTCTCAAATAGAGTTTGCCAAAAAAGTGAAGAAACCTCTTATTGTACATGTTAGAGAAGCTTCTGATGATTCTAAAACTATTTTAGAAAAGTATGGAGCACGTGAGGTTGGTGGTGTTTTGCACTGTTATAATGCAAGTGAACATTTACTCTCTTTAAGTGAGCATGGTTTTTATTTTGGGATAGGTGGAGTTTTAACTTTTAAAAATGCAAAGAAACTAGTGGAAGTTTTACCAAAAATTCCTTTAGAAAAACTATTAATTGAAACGGATGCTCCATATTTGACTCCCCATCCTCATAGGGGAAAAAGAAATGAGCCATTTTATACAAAATTTGTATCCCAAAAGATAGCAGAACTCTTAAATATTAGCGATGAAGAAGTTCAAAATTTGACTACAAATAACGCAAAAAATCTATTTAAAGAGTTTTCTAGCATAATTTAG
- the hslU gene encoding ATP-dependent protease ATPase subunit HslU: MNMTPKEIVKFLDDYVIGQNDAKKTIALALRNRYRRMQLAPEIQEEIMPKNILMIGSTGVGKTEIARRLAKMMSLPFVKVEASKYTEVGFVGRDVESMIRDLVFASMDLVTKEYEEKIQDGIEQEVNKQIIEKLVPHLPEGASESSKESFIKTFNKMEEKLLKGELEDKVIEIELPKKAHVEVIDSSFPIDMTSMQESLNNMLGSLNKDKIKKEVKIKDARKLLRSGASEKLIDQESIKHEAIRRVENGGIIFIDEIDKIASGKSNQNQDPSKEGVQRDLLPIVEGSNVQTKYGQVKTDHILFIAAGAFHVSKPSDLLPELQGRFPLRVELNALDEEALYKILTNTKNSLLKQYKALLEVEGVTLEFDDEAIHSFAHLSVEANQKAEDIGARRLHTVIEKVLEDISFDADEKNGETIIITKKLVEEKLSDIVKDEDTARYIL; encoded by the coding sequence ATGAATATGACTCCTAAAGAGATTGTAAAATTTCTAGATGATTATGTAATTGGTCAAAATGATGCCAAAAAAACTATTGCATTGGCACTTAGAAATAGATACAGAAGAATGCAATTAGCTCCAGAAATCCAAGAAGAAATAATGCCAAAAAATATTCTTATGATAGGTAGCACTGGTGTTGGAAAAACTGAGATTGCACGAAGATTAGCAAAAATGATGAGTCTTCCTTTTGTAAAAGTTGAAGCTAGTAAATATACAGAAGTTGGTTTTGTAGGTCGAGATGTTGAGTCTATGATAAGAGACTTAGTTTTTGCCTCAATGGACTTAGTAACAAAAGAGTATGAAGAAAAAATACAAGATGGAATAGAGCAAGAAGTAAACAAACAAATAATTGAAAAACTTGTTCCTCATTTACCAGAAGGTGCTAGTGAAAGTTCAAAAGAGTCTTTTATTAAAACTTTTAACAAAATGGAAGAAAAATTATTAAAAGGTGAATTAGAAGATAAAGTAATTGAAATAGAGCTTCCTAAAAAAGCTCATGTTGAAGTTATAGATTCATCTTTTCCTATTGATATGACTTCTATGCAAGAGAGTTTAAATAATATGTTAGGTTCTCTAAATAAAGATAAAATTAAAAAAGAAGTAAAAATAAAAGATGCGAGAAAACTTTTAAGAAGTGGAGCTAGTGAAAAATTAATAGATCAAGAATCTATTAAACATGAAGCCATAAGAAGAGTTGAAAATGGAGGAATTATTTTTATTGATGAAATAGATAAAATAGCATCTGGAAAAAGTAATCAAAATCAAGACCCAAGTAAAGAAGGGGTTCAAAGAGACTTACTTCCAATAGTAGAGGGAAGTAATGTTCAAACAAAATATGGACAAGTAAAAACTGACCATATTTTATTTATAGCAGCTGGAGCATTTCATGTTAGCAAACCAAGTGATTTATTACCAGAATTACAAGGAAGATTTCCTTTAAGAGTTGAATTAAATGCTTTAGATGAAGAGGCTTTATATAAAATATTGACAAATACTAAAAATTCGTTATTAAAACAGTACAAAGCATTATTAGAAGTAGAAGGTGTAACTTTAGAGTTTGATGATGAAGCAATTCATTCCTTTGCTCATCTTTCAGTTGAAGCAAATCAAAAAGCTGAAGATATTGGTGCAAGAAGATTACATACTGTTATTGAAAAAGTTTTAGAAGATATAAGTTTTGACGCAGATGAAAAAAACGGAGAAACTATTATCATTACTAAAAAATTGGTAGAAGAGAAATTATCAGATATAGTAAAAGATGAAGATACTGCAAGATATATATTGTAG
- the hslV gene encoding ATP-dependent protease subunit HslV: MFDATTILAYKAKDKAVIGGDGQVTFGNTVLKGNATKIRTLYKDKILAGFAGSTADAFNLFDMFESHLENTKGDLLKAVIAFSKEWRKDKVLRRLEAMMIVLNKEHIFILSGTGDVVEPEDGMIASIGSGGNFAISAARALQKHSNLDPEDLVKESLMIAGELCIYTNQNIKLLKIED, from the coding sequence ATGTTTGATGCTACTACGATATTAGCCTATAAGGCAAAAGATAAAGCTGTAATTGGTGGAGATGGTCAAGTTACTTTTGGAAATACGGTTTTAAAAGGTAATGCTACAAAGATAAGAACACTTTATAAAGATAAAATTCTAGCTGGTTTTGCTGGAAGTACAGCAGATGCTTTTAATCTTTTTGATATGTTTGAATCTCACTTAGAAAATACAAAAGGTGATCTATTAAAAGCTGTAATTGCCTTTTCAAAAGAGTGGAGAAAAGATAAAGTTTTAAGACGACTTGAAGCTATGATGATAGTTTTAAATAAAGAGCATATTTTTATATTATCAGGTACTGGTGATGTTGTTGAACCAGAAGATGGAATGATAGCTTCTATTGGAAGTGGTGGGAATTTTGCTATTTCTGCTGCAAGGGCACTTCAAAAGCACTCAAATTTAGATCCTGAAGATTTAGTGAAAGAATCACTAATGATTGCAGGTGAACTTTGTATTTATACAAATCAAAACATAAAATTATTAAAAATAGAGGATTAA
- the rplI gene encoding 50S ribosomal protein L9 has product MKVLLLKDVKGTGKAGEVKEVSDGYGKNFLIGKGLALLATNEVLNKHKAQMRRDAQKEAEEIETAKETAKILDSQKFTIKHKIGANGHLIGSVTNKEIAEVLKEQADIDLDKKNITLTSKVKTEGIFEADCKLGHGIHGTVKFDVIAE; this is encoded by the coding sequence ATGAAAGTATTATTATTAAAAGATGTAAAAGGTACTGGTAAAGCTGGTGAAGTAAAAGAGGTTTCTGATGGATATGGGAAAAATTTTTTAATTGGAAAAGGTTTAGCATTACTTGCGACAAATGAAGTTTTAAATAAACATAAAGCTCAAATGAGAAGAGATGCTCAAAAAGAAGCAGAAGAAATAGAAACTGCAAAAGAGACTGCAAAAATACTTGATTCTCAAAAATTCACAATAAAACATAAAATTGGGGCCAATGGACACTTAATAGGTTCTGTTACAAATAAAGAGATTGCAGAAGTTTTAAAAGAGCAAGCTGATATTGATTTAGATAAAAAAAATATAACATTAACTTCAAAAGTAAAAACAGAAGGTATCTTTGAAGCAGATTGTAAATTGGGACATGGTATTCATGGAACAGTTAAATTTGATGTAATCGCTGAGTAA
- a CDS encoding recombinase family protein gives MSKNFTYLRINKNNKKYTKDQEDGIINYVKKHNIEIFHNIEVEINTPSEEKNILELLKSCKMNSTLIVYDLNVFGRTIETILEIVKFLLENKVRILVIKQNLELVDNDDMLTKMVLGMISMTIALEKDLMSLRTKEALTAKKLNGQSLGKPKGTIQKSKFDKQRDKIEELLSVGLSVRKIAKLLGYNNHIGLNNYVKKRNIREHSTSLEELAS, from the coding sequence ATGTCTAAAAATTTCACTTATTTAAGAATAAATAAAAATAATAAAAAATATACAAAAGATCAAGAAGATGGAATTATTAATTATGTAAAAAAACATAATATAGAAATTTTTCATAATATCGAGGTAGAAATTAATACTCCATCTGAAGAAAAAAATATTCTAGAATTATTAAAATCATGTAAAATGAACTCTACTCTAATCGTATACGATTTAAATGTTTTTGGAAGAACGATTGAAACAATTTTAGAAATTGTTAAATTTTTGTTGGAAAATAAAGTAAGAATTTTAGTGATAAAACAAAATCTAGAATTAGTTGATAATGATGACATGCTTACAAAAATGGTTTTAGGAATGATATCTATGACAATTGCTTTAGAAAAAGACTTAATGAGTTTAAGAACAAAAGAGGCTTTAACTGCAAAAAAACTAAATGGTCAAAGTTTAGGTAAACCAAAAGGAACTATTCAAAAATCAAAATTTGATAAACAAAGAGATAAAATAGAAGAGCTTTTAAGCGTAGGATTATCTGTTAGAAAAATAGCAAAACTTTTAGGTTATAACAATCATATTGGCTTAAATAATTATGTTAAAAAAAGAAATATTAGAGAACATAGTACTTCTCTTGAAGAGCTAGCTAGTTAA
- a CDS encoding UbiX family flavin prenyltransferase: MRLVVAISGASGVNLGIKFLELLPQNIQAFVVISKSAKVALKYENNLAFEKLKNQENIKLFKNSDIAAPIASGSFQIDKMVIIPCSMNTLAKCAYGFADNLITRAFAVSLKEKREVLIAPREMPFSQIPLENMTKLSSLGVTISPPILGYYSNNSTIDEMENFIIGKWYDSLGIENSLYKRWKEDE; this comes from the coding sequence TTGAGATTAGTTGTAGCAATTAGCGGTGCTAGTGGAGTAAATTTAGGAATTAAATTTTTAGAGCTTTTACCTCAAAATATTCAAGCCTTTGTTGTTATTTCAAAAAGTGCAAAAGTTGCTTTGAAGTATGAGAATAACTTAGCATTTGAAAAACTAAAAAATCAAGAGAATATCAAACTTTTTAAAAATAGTGACATAGCTGCACCTATTGCTTCAGGGTCGTTTCAAATTGATAAGATGGTAATTATTCCATGTTCTATGAATACCTTAGCAAAGTGTGCATATGGTTTTGCCGATAACTTAATTACAAGAGCATTTGCTGTATCCTTAAAAGAAAAAAGAGAAGTTTTAATAGCACCTAGGGAAATGCCCTTTTCTCAAATTCCCTTAGAAAATATGACCAAATTGTCATCATTAGGTGTTACAATTTCACCACCAATTTTGGGTTATTACTCAAATAACAGTACAATTGATGAAATGGAAAACTTTATTATTGGAAAATGGTATGACAGTTTGGGAATAGAAAATAGTTTATATAAAAGATGGAAAGAAGATGAATAA
- the coaD gene encoding pantetheine-phosphate adenylyltransferase, whose protein sequence is MNKENKEQISSYKSAIYSGTFDPITNGHMDIIKRAANIFDEVIIAVAKSERKKPMFSHEKRVQFAKEATKNITGVKVVGFDTLLVDLATSLNITTIIRGLRAVSDFEYELQMGYANSSINKTIETLYLMPTLENAFVSSTIVREIILFKGKFQHLVPKEVIECM, encoded by the coding sequence ATGAATAAAGAAAATAAAGAACAAATCTCATCGTACAAAAGTGCTATATATTCAGGTACCTTTGATCCAATTACAAATGGACATATGGATATTATAAAAAGAGCAGCAAATATTTTTGATGAAGTTATAATAGCAGTTGCAAAAAGTGAAAGAAAAAAACCAATGTTTTCCCATGAAAAAAGAGTTCAATTTGCAAAAGAAGCCACTAAAAATATTACTGGTGTAAAAGTTGTAGGATTTGATACTTTATTGGTTGATTTAGCAACAAGTTTAAATATTACAACTATTATCAGGGGTTTAAGAGCCGTAAGCGATTTTGAATATGAACTTCAAATGGGATATGCAAACTCCTCAATTAATAAGACAATTGAGACTTTATATCTTATGCCAACCCTTGAAAATGCTTTTGTTAGTTCTACAATTGTAAGAGAAATTATATTATTTAAAGGTAAGTTTCAACACTTAGTTCCAAAAGAGGTTATAGAATGTATGTAG
- the tmk gene encoding dTMP kinase, with the protein MYVVIEGIDTAGKSTQLEILSKKFSNAIFTKEPGATKLGSKLREMALNGEAKSKIAEMFLFLADRAEHIEEVIKPNIDKMIISDRSVISGIAYASSLPIEVVTTLNLIATENTLPSHTILLELSKDELTKRLGNKSNDSIESRGIDYLIDIQNRMKKTIDLLSLNYIFIDASLSIEEIAKRIEDFING; encoded by the coding sequence ATGTATGTAGTAATAGAAGGAATTGATACAGCTGGTAAATCTACTCAGCTTGAAATTCTGTCAAAAAAGTTTAGTAATGCGATTTTTACAAAAGAACCAGGGGCAACAAAACTTGGTAGTAAACTAAGAGAAATGGCACTTAATGGTGAAGCAAAATCAAAAATTGCAGAGATGTTTTTATTTTTAGCTGATCGTGCTGAGCATATTGAAGAAGTAATAAAACCAAATATTGACAAAATGATTATTTCAGATAGATCAGTTATTTCAGGTATTGCTTATGCCTCAAGTTTACCAATTGAAGTTGTTACAACTTTGAACTTAATAGCTACAGAAAATACTTTACCAAGTCATACTATTTTATTAGAATTAAGCAAAGACGAGTTAACAAAAAGATTAGGAAACAAATCAAATGATTCAATTGAATCAAGAGGAATTGATTATTTAATTGATATTCAAAATAGAATGAAAAAGACTATTGATTTGTTAAGTTTAAACTACATCTTTATAGATGCAAGTTTAAGTATAGAAGAGATTGCAAAAAGAATTGAGGATTTTATTAATGGGTAA
- the hisS gene encoding histidine--tRNA ligase: protein MGKQNIQSLRGMNDILGKESELFTYFVENASRIAKNYGFTYMETPILEETALFKRSVGESSDIVNKEMYQFIDKGENDVCLRPEGTAGVVRSFVENKFDRAGGTYKWYYYGPMFRYERPQKGRLREFHQFGCEVFGIDSVYEDANIIMMLKEILDFFGIDFTLQLNSLGCPICMPPYKENLVKVLTNIKTELCEDCNRRIETNPIRVLDCKNEKCQSLLINAPKITDNLCEKCDSDFEKLKEILDFNNINYVIDSNLVRGLDYYSQTAFEFTSNEIGAQSAIAGGGRYDRLVEFLGGRATPGIGFAIGIERLLELIKQKDIKEDTIYLGAMNEEALNTITKVALKKRKTTKTIIEYAPRSFGKHFKIAQKHGANIVALIGETELNNGTIYIKNIDTQEEQNLKLEDF, encoded by the coding sequence ATGGGTAAACAAAATATTCAAAGTCTAAGAGGGATGAATGATATTTTAGGAAAAGAGAGTGAACTTTTTACATATTTTGTTGAAAATGCTTCAAGAATAGCTAAAAACTATGGATTTACATACATGGAAACTCCTATTTTAGAAGAGACTGCTTTATTTAAAAGAAGTGTGGGAGAAAGTAGTGATATTGTAAATAAAGAGATGTATCAATTTATCGACAAAGGTGAAAATGATGTATGTCTAAGACCAGAAGGAACAGCTGGGGTTGTAAGAAGTTTTGTAGAAAATAAATTTGACCGTGCTGGTGGAACATACAAATGGTACTATTATGGTCCTATGTTTAGATATGAAAGACCACAAAAAGGAAGACTTAGAGAATTTCATCAATTTGGATGTGAAGTCTTTGGAATAGATTCTGTTTATGAAGATGCAAATATTATAATGATGTTAAAAGAGATTTTAGATTTCTTTGGTATTGACTTCACTTTACAACTAAACTCATTGGGTTGTCCTATTTGTATGCCTCCATACAAAGAAAATCTTGTGAAAGTTTTAACAAATATAAAAACAGAACTTTGTGAGGACTGTAATAGAAGAATTGAAACAAATCCCATAAGAGTTTTAGATTGTAAAAATGAAAAATGTCAATCACTTTTAATAAATGCTCCAAAAATAACAGATAATTTATGTGAAAAATGTGATAGTGATTTTGAAAAATTAAAAGAAATTTTAGATTTTAATAATATAAATTATGTTATAGATTCAAACTTAGTTCGAGGTTTAGATTATTATTCTCAAACTGCCTTTGAATTTACATCAAATGAAATTGGTGCTCAAAGTGCAATTGCAGGTGGTGGAAGATATGATAGACTAGTAGAGTTTCTAGGTGGAAGAGCAACTCCTGGAATTGGATTTGCTATAGGAATTGAGCGATTACTTGAACTAATAAAACAAAAAGATATAAAAGAAGATACAATTTATTTAGGTGCTATGAATGAAGAAGCACTAAATACAATAACAAAAGTTGCTCTTAAAAAGAGAAAAACAACAAAAACTATTATAGAGTATGCTCCAAGAAGTTTTGGTAAACACTTTAAAATAGCCCAAAAGCATGGTGCAAATATTGTCGCGCTAATTGGTGAGACAGAGCTAAATAATGGGACAATTTATATAAAAAATATAGATACACAAGAAGAACAAAATTTAAAATTAGAGGATTTTTAA